The sequence AGTCTGGGGCATTTTGACAGGTCCCCCACCCAGCCTCACCCCTTCTCCCCTAGAacacagctgctgcagctgccccgccccctgcctgcgCCGTCTGCCATTGGCTGGAGTCGGGCCACGCCTCTCCGAGGCGGCCTGCCATTGGCTTAGGTCTTTGATGTTTGCGTGCTTGAGGGCTAGGGGAGAGACGTCATTCCCTGGAACCTGCGGACTTCCTCTCTGCTTGTCTGGTCCGTCTGTCTGCCGGTTGCTGGTCCCAGGCTCGCTCTCTGGCCCAGCCCTCTGTCATCTCAGCAGCTGTCTTTCTCGTGCCCGCTggcctgtctctctccttccctgcaaTCGCCTTCTTCTCCGCCTGCCTGGGTGGCCGCCATGGGCCGGAAGCGGCTCATCACTGACTCCTACCCAGTAGTGAAGAGAAGGGAGGGCCCCGCTGGACACAGCAAGGGGGAGCTGGCAACAGAGCTAGGTctttggggtgtggggagggcggAGGAGTGGACACGGAGGGACATGGGACGTGGGCGGATGTGGGCAATGCAAGGGGAAGTGAAGTATGTCCTCTACTTCCTACACCAGGCCTGGCAGAAGACAGAGgcagggggtggtgagggctgagAAGCAGAGGGACAGCtgtgaggggcggggcgggagccaGCCCTGCAGGGTACAGTGCTGGGCAGGCCTGAGGAACAGCTTGTCGTTGCAGCGGAAGAGATCCAGCCCCTGAGTGTGGATGAagtggagctggagctgctgagGCAGTTTGACCTGGCCTGGCAGTATGGGCCCTGCACAGGTGAGGACCCCGCAAGCCCCAGAAGCACATGTTGGCACCAGACCTATCACCCACATCTCTCTGAAGCAATCCAAGCCCCTGCCTGTCCTTTTGGGCACTGTCTCCTGAGACTGGGAAGTATAGAGGTCCCTCCACACCCCTCCACACACATTCTCTAGCCTGGACTTTCCCCTGCCCACCATGAGGCTCCACTGTCTTCTTCCCACCCTGGCAGGGATCACAAGGCTGCAGCGCTGGCATCGGGCAGAGCAGATGGGCTTGGAGCCTCCCCCAGAAGTGTATCAGGTGCTACAAACCCACCCTGGAGATCCCCGCTTCCAGTTCAGGTCAGAGACAGACCAGGGAGGGCTTTCAGGGGGAGCCAGTCTTCTGGCACCACCAGCCTGCTGGTCCTGGGTGGGGGCTGTCCTGACCTGAGGGAGAAATGGATGCTGGCTTGGAGTCCTTGCTGAGCAAGCAAGAAAGTTCTACAAGGTGCCTGGCTCAGGAGGGCAGAGGTTGCTTTaatgattcttttaaatatatatattgattttggagaggaagggagagggagagagagagatagaaacataaatgatgagagagaatcattggttggtggcctcctgcacgccccctactagggatcaagcccgcaacctgggcatgtggtctTGATCAGAACCGAAcccagggtgatgctctatccactgagccaaacaagctagggcactTTAATAATTCTTATCTCTGAGGTAATGGTGGGGGAAGGGTATACCCAGGGCCCAAGGTACTATCTATTTAGTACCAAGGGGATGGCCAAGGACTACAGGCCATAGCCAAGAACTGGTGCTGGTGCAGTCAGATCAAGGGACTTAATGACTCTCTGGTTTCTCTTCCCCCAATCCCCTTGCACAGTCTCTGGCATCTCTATCCCCTTTGAGGTCCCACCTAAGGTCTCCTGCTCGCTACCCAAGAACCTCAGGACACAAGCAAGAGCCAGTTACTGCCTCTCAGCTCAGCCCTGCTGTGGAGGATGTTGCAGGAAGGAGTCttgcagggaaggaaagagactGAATCTGGAAGTCTCCGTGCTCAGCCCTCCATCTAACCAGCAGAGCCCCTCTGAGAGCTGAGGAGCACTTCCTGCATTGGTGGTGGTCTCTGAGGACAAGGACCTGGACATGACCATTCTGATACCTGCCGTACACCTCCTTGACCTAAACACTGTGATTCTGGGGATGCTGTAGCAATGTAGGCACAGTCTTGGCAGAACAGACTTAGCAGATGTACTTCCTGCCTAGGGCTAGGAATCTGAGGATAGAACTGGCTAAGCTTACAGGGCAAGGGGTTCACTAATGCTTATCAATAAATAACACAGCCTGGCACCCTAACCTCCTGTCCCTTAATGTGACTCTACTTGCGTTGGCATCACCCAGCAAGTTGATAGGTGGGAGAGAGCCAGCAACAGGCTTTTTTTACCAGGTGCATGTACCGCCTTCCACTGCCTAACAGacctgagagagaggaaagacaccTCAGAAGACCAACGGACAAGTCCTCCCAAGAGCTTAGCGGCCTccggtgccccctggtggtgcaCAGGGAAAGTACTCTTTAGTCACCTGCATTGACCAACCAGAGAAAACCTGTAAGACCAGCCACCTCGCCTGTGCAGTGTTCTCCACCTCCGGAAAATGGGTCCTTTGTCAGAGGGGCCGAACCATGGTTCATAAAGTCCAGACAGACTTATACCTGGGGCATTccaagcaggggtggggggtggggttcaaCCCGCAGGAGCTCCTCAGAGATGGCCATCATGTGAGGGGCTTTGGTAGGGGACTGGGCAGTGTTGGGGATAGAAGAGAACTGGCTGGAGCaacaactttttttgttgttttttaaaaatatattttattgattttttacagagaggaagggagaggg is a genomic window of Myotis daubentonii chromosome 9, mMyoDau2.1, whole genome shotgun sequence containing:
- the POLD4 gene encoding DNA polymerase delta subunit 4 produces the protein MGRKRLITDSYPVVKRREGPAGHSKGELATELAEEIQPLSVDEVELELLRQFDLAWQYGPCTGITRLQRWHRAEQMGLEPPPEVYQVLQTHPGDPRFQFSLWHLYPL